From a single Onychomys torridus chromosome 9, mOncTor1.1, whole genome shotgun sequence genomic region:
- the LOC118591421 gene encoding serine protease 55-like isoform X1 yields the protein MVNSHGKLEMVVVNITVVMGTKTFSDFNLERKQVQKIIAHKDYKPPHLDSDLCLLLLATPVQFNKVKIPICLPQKESSWDRCWMAEWTSTHGHGSTRGFNMHMTKLRVVQINWRACAKRVAQLSRSMLCAWKEVGTNGNCQGDSGAPMVCANWETRRLFQVGVFSWGITSGSRGRPGMFVSVAQFIPWILEETQREGRALTLSKASRSPLTCVSRHPILLSLGSQILLVAVFSRDKSNC from the exons ATGGTGAATTCCCATGGCAA ATTAGAAATGGTGGTGGTGAACATCACTGTAGTCATGGGAACCAAGACTTTCAGCGACTTCAACTTGGAGAGAAAGCAAGTGCAGAAGATCATTGCTCACAAGGATTACAAGCCACCCCACCTTGACAGCGACCTCTGCCTGCTCCTGCTCGCCACACCGGTCCAATTTAATAAGGTCAAGATacccatctgcctgcctcagaaGGAGAGCTCCTGGGACCGGTGCTGGATGGCAGAGTGGACATCTACTCACGGCCACG GCTCAACCAGAGGCTTCAACATGCACATGACGAAGCTAAGGGTGGTACAGATTAACTGGAGAGCATGTGCCAAGAGGGTGGCTCAGCTCTCCAGGAGCATGCTTTGTGCCTGGAAGGAAGTAGGCACCAACGGCAATTGCCAG GGAGATAGCGGGGCACCCATGGTCTGTGCTAACTGGGAGACTCGGAGGCTCTTTCAAGTGGGTGTCTTCAGCTGGGGCATAACCTCCGGTTCCAGGGGGAGACCcggtatgtttgtgtctgtggctCAGTTTATCCCATGGATCctggaggagacacagagggagggaagagccCTCACCCTCTCAAAAGCCTCGAGAAGCCCCTTGACTTGCGTTTCACGACACCCCATATTGCTAAGTTTGGGGTCTCAAATACTGCTTGTTGCCGTGTTTTCCAGGGATAAATCAAATTGCTAA
- the LOC118591421 gene encoding serine protease 55-like isoform X2 has product MVVVNITVVMGTKTFSDFNLERKQVQKIIAHKDYKPPHLDSDLCLLLLATPVQFNKVKIPICLPQKESSWDRCWMAEWTSTHGHGSTRGFNMHMTKLRVVQINWRACAKRVAQLSRSMLCAWKEVGTNGNCQGDSGAPMVCANWETRRLFQVGVFSWGITSGSRGRPGMFVSVAQFIPWILEETQREGRALTLSKASRSPLTCVSRHPILLSLGSQILLVAVFSRDKSNC; this is encoded by the exons ATGGTGGTGGTGAACATCACTGTAGTCATGGGAACCAAGACTTTCAGCGACTTCAACTTGGAGAGAAAGCAAGTGCAGAAGATCATTGCTCACAAGGATTACAAGCCACCCCACCTTGACAGCGACCTCTGCCTGCTCCTGCTCGCCACACCGGTCCAATTTAATAAGGTCAAGATacccatctgcctgcctcagaaGGAGAGCTCCTGGGACCGGTGCTGGATGGCAGAGTGGACATCTACTCACGGCCACG GCTCAACCAGAGGCTTCAACATGCACATGACGAAGCTAAGGGTGGTACAGATTAACTGGAGAGCATGTGCCAAGAGGGTGGCTCAGCTCTCCAGGAGCATGCTTTGTGCCTGGAAGGAAGTAGGCACCAACGGCAATTGCCAG GGAGATAGCGGGGCACCCATGGTCTGTGCTAACTGGGAGACTCGGAGGCTCTTTCAAGTGGGTGTCTTCAGCTGGGGCATAACCTCCGGTTCCAGGGGGAGACCcggtatgtttgtgtctgtggctCAGTTTATCCCATGGATCctggaggagacacagagggagggaagagccCTCACCCTCTCAAAAGCCTCGAGAAGCCCCTTGACTTGCGTTTCACGACACCCCATATTGCTAAGTTTGGGGTCTCAAATACTGCTTGTTGCCGTGTTTTCCAGGGATAAATCAAATTGCTAA
- the LOC118590758 gene encoding serine protease 52-like: MKRWRDGRAGLLLPLAFLLPWARSSLASNGSEGDAQGTPHSCGRALERRVVDLDQSVGPFTESCGLLTCGQGISARSQPQYNFSAIMGGEPVNILEFPWHVGIMSLGNHVCGGSILSEWWILTASHCFSQINNSNLEIMHGRDDFNNTEDVTYKEVDKLIIHPSFDSWLLDNDIALLLLRSPLNLTVKSVPICVSEVSNVLAWDNCWVTGWGITNTSLVKVQPSKLQKVHVELFRWDWCGQVLPLLTKNMLCAGAQDAGKDACQGDSGGPLVCNKKRNITTWYQLGIVSWGVGCGRKNVPGVYTKVSNYLKWIRKETAKAGKPYVYVEDSACSSPVSCWPLLFLYFVMF; this comes from the exons ATGAAAAGATGGAGGGATGGAAGAGCAGGGCTGTTGCTGCCATTGGCCTTCCTGTTGCCCTGGGCACGTAGCTCACTGGCAT CAAATGGCAGCGAAGGTGATGCCCAGGGCACGCCACACTCATGTGGCCGAGCCCTTGAGAGACGTGTGGTGGACTTGGATCAGTCTGTGGGTCCCTTTACTGAGTCCTGCGGCCTGT taaCATGTGGCCAGGGAATAAGCGCCAGATCTCAACCACAGTACAATTTTTCTGCTATCATGGGAGGGGAACCTGTGAACATCTTGGAGTTCCCATGGCACGTAGGGATTATGAGTCTCGGCAATCATGTCTGTGGGGGATCTATTCTCAGTGAGTGGTGGATTCTAACTGCATCCCATTGCTTCAGCCAAATCAACAA CTCGAACCTAGAGATCATGCATGGCAGAGATGACTTCAACAACACAGAGGACGTGACGTATAAGGAAGTAGACAAGTTGATCATACACCCAAGTTTTGATAGCTGGCTCCTGGACAATGACATAGCTTTGCTCTTGCTCAGATCCCCATTAAACTTGACTGTCAAGAGTGTACCCATCTGCGTTTCAGAAGTCTCCAACGTACTGGCCTGGGATAACTGCTGGGTGACAGGATGGGGCATTACCAATACCA GTTTAGTAAAAGTCCAACCCTCAAAGCTTCAGAAAGTCCATGTGGAGCTGTTCAGATGGGACTGGTGTGGCCAGGTTTTGCCTCTACTAACCAAGAATATGCTGTGTGCTGGGGCTCAAGATGCTGGGAAGGATGCCTGCCAG GGTGACAGTGGAGGACCTCTAGTTTGCAACAAGAAGAGAAACATAACCACTTGGTACCAGTTGGGAATTGTCAGCTGGGGCGTGGGCTGTGGCAGGAAGAATGTACCCGGAGTGTACACTAAGGTGTCGAATTACCTGAAGTGGATTAGAAAGGAGACAGCCAAGGCAGGAAAGCCTTATGTGTATGTGGAGGACTCTGCATGCTCTTCTCCCGTCTCGTGCTGGCCTCTCCTGTTCCTATATTTTGTAATGTTCTAA